One window of Mobula birostris isolate sMobBir1 chromosome 16, sMobBir1.hap1, whole genome shotgun sequence genomic DNA carries:
- the lrrn1 gene encoding leucine-rich repeat neuronal protein 1, which translates to MVRRRISPQICHMLMSFLTICLTEAALQHSECPQLCVCEIRPWFTPQSTYREAATVDCNDLRLTRIPSNLSADTQVLLLQSNNIAKTTNEFEQMFNLTELDLSQNNFTTIHDVGLTNLTQLTTLHLEENQIADMPDYCLQDLASLQELYINHNQISSISAKAFSGLRNLLRLHLNSNKLRVIDSRWFESTPNLEILMIGENPVIGILDMNFKPLSNLRSLVLAGMELTEIPGNALVGLDSLESLSFYDNKLGRVPQLALQKVPALKFLDLNKNPVHKIQEGDFRNMLRLKELGINNMIELVSIDRYALDNLPELTKLEATNNPKLSYIHRYAFREVPSLESLMLNNNALNALYQKTVDNLPNLREVSIHSNPIRCDCVIQWMNSNKTTIRFMEPQSMFCAMPPEYRGQQVKEVLMQETAEQCLPMIAHETFPNHLNVDVDMTVSLDCRAMAEPEPEIYWVTPLGSKITVDTLSDKYKLSSEGTLEVSHVHVEDSGRYTCVAQNSEGADTRVATIRVNGTLLDGTQVLKIYVKQAESHSILVSWRVNSNVMTSNLKWSSATMKIDNPHITYTARVPVDVHEYNLTHLQPSTEYEVCLTVSNIHQQTQKSCVNVTTKGVTFSLDISDQGTSTALAAVMGSMFAIISIASIAVYIAKRLKRKNYHHSLKKYMQKTSSIPLNELYPPLINLWEGESEKDKDGSSDVKPTPVDTSRSYYVW; encoded by the coding sequence ATGGTGAGGAGAAGGATTAGCCCCCAAATCTGTCACATGTTGATGAGTTTTCTGACTATTTGCCTAACTGAAGCGGCCTTGCAGCATAGCGAGTGCCCTCAGCTGTGTGTTTGTGAAATCCGACCATGGTTCACCCCACAGTCAACGTACAGAGAAGCTGCCACTGTGGACTGCAATGACCTGCGGTTGACCAGAATCCCTAGCAACCTCTCTGCTGACACCCAGGTGCTCTTGCTTCAGAGCAACAATATTGCCAAGACAACGAATGAGTTTGAGCAGATGTTTAACCTCACTGAACTCGATCTCTCGCAGAATAATTTCACCACTATTCACGACGTGGGCTTGACCAATCTTACTCAGCTCACCACACTGCATCTAGAAGAGAATCAAATAGCAGACATGCCTGATTATTGCTTACAGGATCTTGCCAGCCTCCAGGAGCTCTACATAAATCACAACCAGATTAGCAGCATATCAGCcaaagccttttctggtttgaGGAATTTGTTGAGACTACACTTAAATTCTAACAAACTGCGAGTGATTGACAGCCGTTGGTTTGAGTCTACACCTAACTTGGAGATTCTCATGATTGGGGAAAATCCTGTAATTGGGATCCTGGACATGAACTTCAAGCCTTTAAGCAATCTGCGAAGTCTGGTTCTAGCAGGAATGGAACTGACAGAGATTCCTGGCAATGCTTTAGTAGGCTTGGACAGTCTGGAAAGTCTCTCCTTCTACGATAATAAATTGGGAAGAGTGCCTCAGCTTGCACTTCAGAAGGTGCCGGCCTTGAAGTTCCTGGATTTGAATAAAAATCCTGTTCACAAAATTCAGGAAGGTGATTTCAGAAACATGCTTCGCTTGAAAGAACTTGGTATCAACAACATGATTGAACTTGTTTCTATTGACAGATATGCCTTGGATAATCTCCCTGAACTTACAAAACTGGAAGCCACAAATAACCCTAAGTTGTCTTACATTCATCGCTATGCATTTCGGGAAGTTCCGTCCCTTGAAAGCCTGATGCTCAATAACAATGCATTGAATGCCCTTTATCAAAAGACTGTGGATAACCTCCCTAATCTGCGTGAAGTCAGCATTCATAGTAACCCTATCAGGTGTGATTGTGTTATCCAGTGGATGAATTCGAACAAAACAACCATTCGCTTCATGGAGCCCCAGTCTATGTTTTGTGCGATGCCTCCAGAGTACAGAGGTCAGCAAGTCAAGGAAGTTCTCATGCAGGAGACTGCCGAGCAATGTCTTCCAATGATTGCACATGAGACTTTCCCAAACCATCTGAACGTAGACGTAGACATGACGGTCTCCTTAGACTGCCGTGCTATGGCAGAGCCTGAACCTGAAATCTATTGGGTCACACCACTTGGCAGTAAGATCACAGTGGACACCCTATCAGATAAATATAAGCTGAGCAGTGAGGGGACTCTTGAAGTGTCTCACGTTCACGTCGAGGACTCTGGCCGATATACGTGTGTAGCTCAGAACTCTGAAGGAGCAGACACAAGGGTTGCAACTATTCGAGTAAATGGGACCTTGCTAGATGGAACTCAAGTACTGAAAATCTACGTGAAGCAAGCTGAATCGCATTCTATCTTGGTTTCATGGAGAGTGAACTCTAATGTTATGACTTCAAATCTGAAATGGTCTTCAGCCACCATGAAGATCGACAACCCTCACATCACGTACACTGCAAGGGTTCCTGTTGATGTCCATGAATACAACCTGACTCATCTGCAACCTTCCACAGAGTATGAGGTCTGTCTAACCGTGTCCAATATCCACCAACAAACTCAGAAATCGTGTGTCAACGTAACTACAAAAGGTGTGACATTCTCGCTGGATATTTCTGACCAGGGAACCAGCACCGCTCTTGCAGCTGTTATGGGGTCAATGTTTGCCATCATTAGCATTGCTTCAATAGCTGTTTATATAGCCAAACGTCTCAAGCGGAAGAACTACCATCATTCATTGAAGAAGTACATGCAGAAGACTTCGTCCATTCCCCTGAATGAACTTTATCCACCACTTATAAATCTATGGGAAGGAGAGAGCGAGAAAGACAAAGATGGTTCCTCTGATGTGAAACCTACACCCGTCGATACATCAAGAAGCTATTATGTGTGGTAA